The following are encoded together in the Amyelois transitella isolate CPQ chromosome 6, ilAmyTran1.1, whole genome shotgun sequence genome:
- the LOC106131152 gene encoding G1/S-specific cyclin-D2-like, translating to MDLSCGENLENSSSSRRAVDMCVAGPDRVLDRDPRVLLNLMDLERLHALHTDYFQNVQIDIQPFMRKVVTTWMLEVCEEQQCEEQVFPLAVSYMDRFLAQRAISRQQLQLLAVTALLLASKFRQCHPLPVDLLCAYTDNSVYPHEVRQWEVMLLQRLNWQLSIATAFDFVEPFLARVPWGRGNPLVRTHALTLTSVCYTETEFLLVPPSLVAVACITAAARGLRVRMSISDLCALTRAPAAAAELVARHVERVLARETQPQEATRARHAQPHKQAADQTQLPDTPTDVQDVRF from the exons ATGGATTTGTCCTGTGGCGAAAACTTGGAGAATTCTAGCAGCAGCAGAAGGGCAGTCGACATGTGTGTAGCAGGTCCAGACAGAGTTTTGGATCGGGACCCTCGTGTTCTACTCAACCTGATGGACTTGGAGAGGCTGCATGCTCTGCACACTGACTACTTCCAAAATGTGCAAATTGACATACAGCCTTTTATGCGAAAAGTGGTCACAACGTGGATGTTGGAG GTTTGCGAGGAACAGCAGTGCGAAGAGCAGGTGTTTCCCCTGGCCGTGAGCTACATGGACCGGTTTCTGGCCCAGCGTGCAATTTCCCGACAACAGCTGCAACTGCTTGCAGTCACCGCGTTGCTTCTCGCCTCCAAGTTTCGTCAATGTCACCCACTACCGGTGGACCTACTCTGCGCCTACACAGACAACTCCGTGTACCCACATGAAGTCAGG cAATGGGAAGTTATGCTTTTGCAACGGTTGAACTGGCAACTGTCGATAGCTACCGCCTTCGACTTTGTGGAGCCGTTCTTGGCGCGAGTGCCGTGGGGCCGAGGAAATCCTCTGGTCCGCACTCATGCACTTACTCTCACCTCCGTATGTTATACTG AAACCGAATTCCTTTTGGTACCACCGTCTCTCGTTGCCGTCGCGTGCATTACCGCGGCAGCGCGTGGTCTCCGTGTGAGAATGTCGATCAGCGACCTGTGTGCGTTGACCAGAGCCCCAGCTGCTGCCGCCGAGCTTGTCGCCAGACACGTGGAAAGAGTGCTAGCCCGCGAGACACAGCCACAGGAGGCCACAAGAGCCAGGCACGCGCAACCTCACAAACAGGCCGCCGACCAGACACAACTGCCCGACACACCCACAGATGTCCAAGACGTACGATTCTGA
- the LOC106131176 gene encoding anaphase-promoting complex subunit 10, which yields MASEKDPLVSERSGTVREVGNNAIWSLSSCKPGFGIDQLRDDCMDTYWQSDGQLPHLVNIQFQRKTMVSHIYIYTDYKLDESYTPSRISIRAGTHFNDLQEIEVIELIEPSGWEMIPIKDMHDRPIRTYMIQIAVLSNHQNGRDTHMRQIKVHSPCEPTSFDINKFRNFSTVQFQQYTTIR from the exons atggcaTCGGAGAAAGACCCTTTAGTAAGCGAAAGGTCGGGCACGGTACGCGAAGTAGGAAATAATGCAATTTGGAGTCTTTCATCGTGTAAGCCAG GATTCGGTATTGATCAGTTAAGAGATGATTGCATGGACACATATTGGCAATCTGATGGCCAACTCCCACACTTAGTTAACATTCAATTCCAAAGAAAAACAATGGTGTCgcatatttacatttacactGATTATAAGCTGGATGAAAGCTACACGCCTAGCAGAATTTCGATCAGGGCTGGTAcacattttaatgatttacaAGAGATTGAAGTAATAGAATTGATTGAACCAAGCG gCTGGGAAATGATTCCAATTAAAGATATGCATGATCGACCGATAAGGACCTATATGATACAAATAGCTGTATTGAGTAATCATCAAAATGGCAGAGATACACACATGAGGCAAATAAAAGTCCATTCTCCATGCGAACCTACTTCATTTGATATAAACAAATTCAGGAATTTCTCTACAGTGCAGTTCCAGCAATATACTACTAtaagataa
- the LOC106131136 gene encoding translation initiation factor eIF-2B subunit epsilon has product MDIDKENVVQAVVIMDTFNSNFDPICKAKPMAFLTLAGVPLIDYVLESLALGGVGETILFCCQDGVKVKEYLKKSSDKKASWSITMEVNVIMSDTCQTMGDVMREIDAAGLIRGCFVLMGVNSITNVNFASLLEKHKVLSKKDKGAAMTLLYKKVSWEHPLISCDKPTFVAADGNNNKVLVHQKYKPKSNEKSINIPLEVTLKTSELKLHHNLADPNIALCSPSVPPLFSDNFDFQTRDDFIHGLLINEEILDSSLYYMLLKENQYAASVTNWKTYQSICRDILQYWAHPLSIETGTFYQNNYLFMGNNNFRHVTSVLNRSCLLVEDVLIGSDSHIGDNTVVSKSIIGKNCNIGKNVTISGSHIMNNVTIHANCNITNSLIDDNCILEEGCSIEGGTIIGSHVTISAGRKLTGIIEYSEHEGSEKTLKKSTSEGEWENESSGVSDDEFIGFEKSWSDSESYYSSDSSVESTLPDSPLPEDTNIFLQEVIDSLARGYEEKLKCDYLILEINSSRYAYNIQLHEVNFFVVRALLSLPVLTESKSVLSIVKDILKFFRPVLANYIKTKSSIMDCLKAVEESCIKCEWLHEKAGQVIHLLYEADVVDEDSLNEWFEDLKKNESPIVAQTAFVKFFEWLQQASEESESD; this is encoded by the exons ATGGATATAGACAAAGAAAATGTAGTTCAAGCGGTCGTCATTATGGACACGTTTAATAGTAATTTTGATCCCATTTGTAAGGCTAAACCTATG gCGTTCTTAACATTGGCTGGTGTACCTTTGATAGACTATGTGCTCGAATCATTAGCTTTAGGTGGAGTTGGcgaaactattttattttgctgtCAAGATGGTGTGAAAGTAAAAGAATATCTCAA gaaAAGTAGTGACAAGAAGGCTTCATGGAGTATTACAATGGAAGTCAATGTGATAATGTCAGATACATGTCAGACAATGGGGGATGTGATGAGAGAAATAGATGCAGCTGGTCTCATAAGAGGATGTTTTGTTCTAATGGGGGTGAACAGTATCACTAATGTCAATTTTGCATCTTTATTGGAAAaacataa ggttttaagtaaaaaagataaaggAGCAGCAATGACTTTGTTATACAAGAAAGTATCATGGGAGCATCCATTGATAAGCTGTGATAAACCTACATTTGTAGCTGCTGATGGGAATAACAACAAAGTTTTGGTACATCAGAAGTACAAACCCAAATCAAATGAGAAATCCATCAACATACCATTG gaGGTGACCCTAAAGACGTCAGAGCTGAAGTTGCATCACAATTTGGCTGACCCGAACATAGCTCTGTGTTCTCCATCAGTGCCACCACTATTTTCTGATAATTTTGATTTCCAAACACGTGATGACTTTATACATGGACTTCTCATAAATGAAGAAATTCTAGATAGTTCTCTGTATTATATGTTACTGAAAGAAAACCAATATGCTGCTTCTGTGACAAACTGGAAAACTTATCAAAGTATAtg CCGAGATATACTTCAATACTGGGCACATCCGTTGTCTATTGAAACTGGCacattttatcaaaacaactatttatttatgggtaataataattttcgacaTGTGACTTCTGTGTTGAACAG ATCTTGCTTGTTAGTTGAAGATGTCTTAATTGGATCGGATTCTCATATAGGTGACAATACAGtagtatcaaaatccattaTTGGAAAGAACTGTAATATTGGAAAAAATGTCACAATATCTGGGAGTCACATAATGAATAATGTGACAATACATGCTAACTGTAATATTACAAACAGTTTGATTGATGATAACTGCATATTAGAAGAAGGTTGCAGCATAGAGGGAGGCACAATCATAGGATCTCATGTCACAATTTCTGCTGGAAGGAAATTAACAGGAATTATTGAGTATTCCGAACATGAAGGAAGTG agaaAACTTTAAAGAAATCAACATCAGAAGGGGAATGGGAAAATGAGTCATCTGGTGTAAGTGATGATGAATTCATTGGTTTTGAGAAATCATGGAGTGACAGTGAATCTTATTACTCATCTGACAGTAGTGTGGAATCCACTCTTCCTGATTCACCTTTACCTGAAGATACCAAta ttttcctTCAAGAAGTTATTGACAGTCTAGCAAGAGGATATGAAGAAAAACTGAAATGCGATTATCTCATATTAGAAATCAACTCCTCTAGATATGCATACAATATTCAATTACATGAGGTGAACTTTTTCGTGGTTAGAGCTTTGCTCAGTTTACCTGTCCTCACTGAGAGCAAGAGTGTGCTTAGTATAGTGAAAGATATTCTGAAATTCTTCCGACCAGTTTTggcaaattatattaaaacaaaatcgtCAATAATGGATTGTTTGAAAGCTGTGGAG GAGAGCTGCATAAAATGTGAGTGGCTACATGAGAAGGCAGGCCAGGTGATACATTTACTCTATGAAGCTGATGTTGTTGATGAGGATTCTCTTAATGAGTGGTTTGAAGACTTAAAGAAGAATGAAAGTCCAATAGTGGCTCAAACAGCATTTGTGAAGTTCTTTGAATGGCTGCAGCAGGCAAGCGAAGAAAGTGAATCAgattga